A window of Ignavibacteriales bacterium contains these coding sequences:
- a CDS encoding AI-2E family transporter, translating to MKKPLNDPTVKFFITILGLFIIFFVLKELQHIFIPLVIAYIMFFFFEPLNNFIESKKIPIPIVIFIDLFLTVSMFYGISKGIVDRFVSFSVKLPMYEAKLNHIISTSANSLGLKNRLLTHFDISKIIQSVDIGVLASGVFSSTLTIAASILLILFFFIFINTGHNKIFEAIRMRYVEREVKSSLKQMKKELKSSKEKNPESTREEAIETLTIQRELKLQKTFKDITEQVQRYIVTKFLISLSVGLLVGIILWLFKIEFFIIWAAFAILLNFIPNVGSVFAVIMPTLMALVQYESFGYAAVVAAVLIVAQNIIGNIIEPKIFGDRLGLNPLVILLSLLLWGYIWGIVGMFLAVPLTAIGKIILSNSSSKNLRFITNLMSN from the coding sequence ATGAAAAAACCCTTAAACGACCCGACAGTTAAATTTTTTATAACTATTCTGGGATTGTTTATAATCTTTTTTGTCCTTAAAGAATTACAGCACATTTTTATTCCGCTTGTAATTGCATATATCATGTTTTTCTTTTTCGAGCCGCTGAATAATTTCATCGAGTCTAAAAAAATACCTATACCCATTGTAATTTTTATTGATCTCTTTTTAACCGTATCTATGTTTTACGGTATATCGAAAGGTATTGTTGATAGGTTTGTTTCCTTCAGCGTAAAACTGCCGATGTACGAAGCGAAGCTTAATCATATTATAAGCACCTCGGCAAATTCACTTGGCTTAAAGAACAGACTGTTAACACATTTCGATATATCGAAGATTATTCAATCGGTAGATATTGGTGTTTTGGCAAGTGGAGTTTTTTCTTCAACTCTGACAATTGCCGCATCCATTCTACTGATTCTTTTCTTTTTTATATTTATTAATACCGGTCACAATAAAATTTTTGAAGCGATAAGAATGCGTTACGTTGAACGGGAAGTAAAATCATCGCTCAAACAAATGAAGAAAGAACTTAAGTCATCTAAAGAAAAAAATCCCGAAAGCACAAGAGAAGAAGCGATTGAAACACTTACAATTCAACGCGAATTAAAACTCCAGAAAACATTTAAGGACATTACCGAACAAGTACAAAGATATATTGTTACAAAATTCTTGATAAGTTTATCAGTCGGTTTATTAGTAGGAATTATTTTGTGGTTGTTCAAAATTGAGTTCTTTATTATATGGGCGGCATTTGCCATTCTGCTTAACTTCATCCCTAATGTTGGTTCTGTCTTTGCGGTGATTATGCCTACACTTATGGCGCTTGTTCAATATGAATCATTCGGGTATGCCGCAGTAGTAGCGGCAGTATTAATTGTTGCACAGAACATAATCGGAAATATTATTGAACCTAAAATTTTCGGTGATCGATTGGGACTTAATCCGTTGGTAATTTTACTATCGTTATTACTTTGGGGCTACATCTGGGGAATTGTAGGAATGTTTTTAGCTGTTCCTTTAACTGCAATCGGGAAGATCATTCTATCAAACTCATCATCAAAGAATTTGAGATTTATTACCAATTTGATGAGCAACTAA
- a CDS encoding carboxypeptidase-like regulatory domain-containing protein has translation MALTKIIFTIFIITLLFTTKSFSQSFYSIEGKVTDAKTNEPLAVVSVYLSQTTIGTLTDKNGNYKINKVSPGKYTLVISQIGYEPFLQIIEIKPETNTQRNFLLKSKPIEMHAIDIVEQSDEYAAYLKEQKDYREIFKKYFLGLTDFSKECAIENIEDIVFTKRNDLYIEAKCSKPIMVINKALGFKIECELIHFQYNEQKEGSIFYEFYPKFSDLDPENDNQIKQWEQNRKSAYQSSLRRFLLAVINSGTYVNGYILEISRGNLVYNKIESGTYFKKTNIVQYDSTSGLNYLKFDGYLMIRNSTTEEQSEIFLPYRTAYIGSDGYPVDTMSVLVFDTFARQGVANLLPIDLQMTE, from the coding sequence ATGGCACTCACAAAAATTATTTTCACAATTTTTATAATAACTTTATTATTTACCACAAAATCTTTTTCGCAAAGTTTTTATTCAATAGAAGGAAAAGTTACAGACGCCAAAACAAATGAACCGTTGGCAGTTGTTAGTGTTTATTTATCTCAAACAACAATCGGTACTTTAACAGATAAAAACGGTAATTACAAAATCAACAAAGTTTCTCCAGGTAAATACACGCTAGTAATTTCCCAGATTGGATATGAACCTTTTCTTCAAATAATAGAGATTAAGCCCGAAACAAATACTCAACGAAATTTCTTACTTAAAAGTAAACCTATCGAAATGCACGCGATTGACATTGTCGAACAATCGGACGAATACGCCGCTTATCTAAAAGAACAAAAAGATTACCGGGAAATCTTTAAGAAATATTTTCTTGGGCTAACTGATTTTAGTAAAGAGTGTGCTATTGAAAATATTGAAGACATTGTTTTCACAAAGAGAAATGATCTGTATATCGAGGCAAAATGTTCAAAACCAATAATGGTTATAAACAAAGCACTCGGTTTTAAAATTGAATGTGAATTGATCCATTTTCAGTATAACGAACAAAAGGAGGGGTCTATCTTTTATGAATTTTATCCAAAATTTTCTGACCTTGATCCCGAAAATGATAACCAGATAAAACAATGGGAACAAAACAGAAAATCTGCATACCAAAGTTCGCTTAGAAGATTCTTGTTGGCCGTTATCAATTCTGGGACTTATGTGAATGGATACATACTCGAAATTTCAAGAGGGAATCTAGTTTATAATAAGATTGAATCCGGCACGTACTTTAAGAAAACAAACATTGTACAATATGATAGTACATCTGGATTAAACTATCTCAAGTTTGATGGATATTTAATGATTAGAAATTCTACAACAGAAGAGCAATCAGAAATATTTTTACCTTACAGAACAGCATATATAGGTTCCGATGGTTACCCTGTTGATACTATGTCCGTACTGGTTTTTGATACATTTGCTCGTCAAGGAGTAGCCAATTTATTGCCAATTGATTTGCAGATGACAGAGTGA
- the recJ gene encoding single-stranded-DNA-specific exonuclease RecJ, protein MQTKSWKVKEASDDKSALALSDSLNVSSIIAHLLLLRGITNFFEAKTFFRPSLESLRDPFLMNGMQEATQRVIKALTTNEKICVYGDYDVDGTCSAALMYLFLKELGAKVETYIPNRITEGYGVSITSIDILKERGINLLITVDCGITAVEEIAHAKKLGIETIVCDHHKPKDILPDAYAVLDPIKPGCTYPFKHLSGAGVAFKLAVAVGERIGKKDLALKYLDLVALAGAADIVPLIDENRILVKEGIDLINTNPRPGILALIKGARMEPGNLSAGQIVFTIAPRINAVGRLGDAIRAVDLFTTDSPKKALELAQVLEDENIERRKIDEMTFSHAMQLVDSEIDFDANLGIVLHYEDWHPGVIGIVASRLVEKFHRPAVMLTTIDGVAKGSARSVPGFNIYEALQNCDDLLLQFGGHEAAAGLAVELEKLDEFKLRFNAVLRQSMTSENIIHEINIDAKLSFSEISPKFLRVLDQFAPFGPGNMRPVFLSENVSLVYQPRIVGSNHIVTSLKQNGNDKVFDAIGFNLGAFATHIDKEKNLVDIVYTIESVQKDGKTYPQIRLKDIHVKEINFAEK, encoded by the coding sequence ATGCAAACAAAAAGCTGGAAGGTGAAAGAAGCGTCGGATGATAAATCCGCTCTTGCTCTTTCAGATAGTCTAAATGTCTCAAGTATAATTGCTCATCTGCTGCTGCTGCGCGGCATAACAAATTTCTTCGAAGCAAAAACTTTTTTCCGTCCTTCGCTTGAATCTCTTCGCGATCCTTTTTTAATGAATGGAATGCAGGAAGCCACGCAACGCGTTATTAAAGCTCTAACTACAAACGAAAAAATTTGTGTTTACGGAGATTACGATGTTGACGGAACATGCTCTGCTGCATTGATGTATTTATTCCTAAAAGAACTCGGCGCGAAGGTTGAAACATATATTCCTAACCGCATCACCGAAGGATATGGCGTTTCAATTACCAGCATAGATATTTTAAAAGAGCGCGGAATAAATCTTCTTATCACTGTTGATTGCGGAATAACCGCCGTTGAAGAAATTGCCCACGCAAAAAAACTCGGCATAGAAACAATCGTTTGCGATCATCATAAGCCGAAAGATATTTTACCGGATGCATACGCCGTACTCGACCCTATCAAACCCGGGTGCACATATCCTTTCAAACATTTATCTGGTGCAGGCGTTGCATTTAAACTCGCAGTTGCTGTGGGCGAAAGAATCGGCAAGAAAGACTTGGCGTTAAAATATCTTGATCTTGTTGCTCTTGCCGGTGCCGCAGATATTGTTCCGTTGATAGATGAAAACAGAATTCTTGTTAAAGAAGGGATTGATCTAATAAACACAAATCCGCGACCGGGAATATTGGCATTGATAAAAGGTGCTAGAATGGAACCGGGAAATTTGAGCGCGGGACAAATTGTTTTCACTATTGCACCACGTATTAATGCTGTAGGAAGATTGGGCGATGCGATCCGTGCAGTAGATCTTTTTACAACCGATAGTCCTAAAAAAGCTTTGGAGCTTGCACAAGTTCTGGAAGATGAAAATATTGAACGACGCAAAATTGATGAAATGACTTTCTCTCATGCAATGCAGCTTGTTGATTCCGAGATAGATTTTGATGCTAACCTGGGAATTGTTTTGCATTATGAAGATTGGCACCCGGGTGTAATCGGAATTGTTGCTTCACGCCTTGTTGAAAAATTTCATCGCCCGGCAGTTATGTTAACAACAATTGACGGCGTTGCAAAAGGTTCTGCGAGAAGCGTTCCGGGATTTAATATTTATGAAGCACTTCAGAATTGCGATGATCTGTTGTTACAATTCGGAGGGCATGAAGCAGCAGCCGGTCTTGCCGTTGAATTAGAAAAGCTTGATGAGTTCAAACTAAGATTTAATGCAGTGTTAAGACAAAGCATGACTTCAGAAAATATTATTCACGAAATTAATATTGATGCTAAACTTTCTTTTTCCGAAATATCTCCTAAATTTCTTAGAGTCTTGGATCAGTTTGCACCTTTTGGACCAGGTAATATGCGTCCGGTATTTTTAAGCGAAAATGTTAGTCTGGTTTATCAGCCAAGAATAGTCGGATCGAATCATATAGTAACAAGTTTGAAACAGAACGGGAACGACAAAGTTTTCGATGCAATTGGATTCAACCTTGGTGCGTTCGCTACTCATATTGATAAAGAAAAGAATTTGGTTGATATTGTATATACGATAGAATCAGTTCAAAAGGACGGAAAAACTTATCCGCAAATTCGTCTGAAAGATATTCATGTTAAAGAAATTAATTTTGCAGAAAAATAG
- a CDS encoding YebC/PmpR family DNA-binding transcriptional regulator: MSGHSKWATIKRKKGALDAKRGKIFTRLIREITIAARQGGGDPDGNPRLRLAIDNAKAANMPADNIERAIKKATGELEGSQISELIYEGYGPGGVAIIVEVATDNKNRTVAEIRHIFSRGNGNLGETGSVAWMFERKGIITIKRDSKSEDEMMEIILDAGADDLSTEEDFFEVTTALEKFEHVRKILIDKKLTIENAALHWTAKNLTPVKGDDAEKLMKLIEAIEESDDLQNVFTNADFIE, translated from the coding sequence ATGTCAGGCCATTCTAAATGGGCAACAATTAAAAGAAAGAAAGGCGCTCTAGATGCAAAACGAGGAAAAATATTTACAAGATTAATTAGAGAAATTACTATTGCAGCAAGACAGGGCGGAGGAGATCCGGACGGAAACCCCAGATTACGTCTTGCAATTGATAATGCAAAAGCCGCCAACATGCCCGCAGATAATATTGAACGTGCAATAAAAAAAGCCACCGGTGAACTTGAAGGTTCACAAATCTCTGAATTAATCTATGAAGGATATGGACCCGGCGGTGTAGCTATTATTGTGGAAGTTGCAACAGATAATAAAAATAGAACCGTTGCGGAGATTCGTCACATCTTTAGTAGAGGAAACGGTAATCTGGGCGAGACCGGATCTGTTGCGTGGATGTTTGAGAGAAAGGGAATTATAACAATCAAGCGCGATAGCAAATCAGAAGATGAAATGATGGAAATAATTCTTGATGCCGGAGCAGACGATCTTAGTACGGAGGAAGATTTTTTTGAAGTAACAACTGCTCTCGAAAAATTTGAGCATGTTAGAAAGATTTTGATTGATAAAAAGTTAACCATAGAAAATGCCGCGCTGCATTGGACCGCAAAGAATTTAACTCCAGTTAAAGGAGACGATGCTGAAAAGTTAATGAAATTGATCGAGGCAATTGAAGAAAGCGATGATCTTCAAAATGTTTTTACAAATGCTGATTTTATAGAATGA
- the ruvC gene encoding crossover junction endodeoxyribonuclease RuvC, translating to MRILGVDPGTIFTGYGIIDFESNELKYVSAGIIKIPTTKEMSPRLKIIYNELDKLIKQFRPDEFALETAFYGKNVQSALKIGYARCVSMLAAVHNGIPMKEYSPREIKKSVVGNGASSKEQVQYMIKKLLAIRKIKMKFDESDALAVAICHAFKVNSFAKGSKNWKEFIIENPDRVIGE from the coding sequence ATGAGAATACTCGGCGTTGACCCAGGTACAATTTTCACTGGCTATGGTATTATAGATTTTGAGAGTAACGAACTGAAATATGTCTCAGCGGGAATTATAAAAATTCCAACCACTAAAGAAATGTCTCCCCGTCTTAAAATAATTTATAATGAATTGGATAAATTAATTAAACAATTCCGCCCGGATGAGTTTGCACTTGAAACAGCATTCTATGGTAAGAATGTTCAATCGGCATTAAAGATTGGTTATGCCCGCTGTGTTTCAATGCTGGCGGCGGTTCATAATGGCATTCCGATGAAAGAATATTCCCCGCGTGAAATTAAAAAATCAGTTGTGGGAAACGGAGCTTCATCAAAAGAACAAGTGCAGTATATGATAAAAAAACTTCTTGCAATCCGTAAAATAAAAATGAAATTTGATGAAAGCGACGCGCTTGCAGTTGCTATCTGTCATGCGTTCAAAGTAAATTCATTCGCAAAGGGAAGCAAAAACTGGAAAGAGTTTATTATAGAAAATCCGGATAGAGTTATTGGAGAATAA
- a CDS encoding outer membrane beta-barrel protein: MKPSKLLLLLLAILTTNFSLFAQNDSVSYKSQLQFHLINGYSLSYLNLFCPSSGIRFKIDLRFNGTSEDRDNIQNSFDNNPNNPISEEQKFKDNQANSSQNYNLAVNYMWISNIAKEINLYLGIGPLISYSRNHAVDNDETIPSTQNSYVKSFYEATSSSFGLGIQGVIGVECNITEKISMLAEFNLNGTYSWDYWKYNSENQSTSLSRTENTEDGSSWNYGLDNIKIGIAYRF, translated from the coding sequence ATGAAGCCATCAAAGTTATTACTCTTATTATTAGCAATTCTTACTACTAATTTTTCTCTTTTCGCACAAAACGATTCGGTGAGTTACAAAAGTCAGTTGCAGTTTCATTTGATTAATGGGTATTCTCTATCTTATCTAAATTTATTTTGTCCTTCATCTGGAATAAGATTTAAAATTGATCTTCGTTTTAATGGTACTTCCGAGGACAGGGATAATATTCAAAATTCTTTTGATAACAATCCAAATAATCCTATTAGCGAAGAACAAAAGTTTAAGGACAATCAAGCAAATAGTTCTCAAAATTATAACCTAGCTGTTAATTACATGTGGATATCTAATATTGCGAAGGAAATAAATTTGTACTTAGGTATTGGCCCTTTGATTAGTTATTCTAGAAATCATGCCGTAGATAACGATGAAACAATTCCTTCAACCCAGAACAGTTATGTTAAATCATTTTATGAAGCAACGTCGTCTTCCTTTGGTTTAGGTATACAGGGAGTTATTGGTGTGGAATGTAATATAACAGAGAAAATTTCCATGCTTGCAGAATTTAATTTAAATGGCACTTATAGTTGGGACTATTGGAAATATAATTCTGAAAATCAATCTACTAGTCTTAGTAGAACAGAAAATACTGAAGACGGCAGTTCTTGGAATTATGGATTGGACAATATAAAGATAGGAATTGCGTATCGTTTCTAA
- the ruvA gene encoding Holliday junction branch migration protein RuvA: MIGYLRGKIISKKPTKLLIDVNGVGYLVNISISTFEKIADKVEVSLYTYLSVRESAMDLYGFYSLAEKEMFELLISVSGIGPKSAQSILSGIQIEDLKDALRAGNISRLISIPGIGRKTAERLMVELRDKADSVSDSSEDSKAGTSTIRYDAITALVNLGYNQKVAERAVRAITDRNPNISIEDLIKETLVGLNN; encoded by the coding sequence ATGATCGGTTACTTACGCGGTAAAATAATTTCAAAGAAACCAACAAAACTTTTAATTGATGTGAACGGTGTTGGCTATCTTGTTAACATTTCAATCAGCACATTTGAAAAAATTGCAGACAAGGTAGAAGTTTCTCTCTACACTTATTTAAGTGTACGGGAATCAGCGATGGATCTGTATGGGTTCTATTCTCTTGCAGAAAAAGAAATGTTTGAATTGCTGATAAGCGTTAGCGGAATAGGACCTAAATCAGCACAAAGTATTTTATCCGGAATTCAAATTGAAGATTTGAAAGATGCATTAAGAGCAGGAAATATTTCCAGACTAATTTCTATTCCTGGTATAGGAAGAAAAACCGCAGAAAGATTAATGGTTGAATTGAGAGATAAAGCAGATTCGGTTTCAGACAGCAGCGAAGATTCTAAAGCGGGGACCTCAACGATTCGCTACGACGCTATAACTGCATTGGTTAATCTTGGCTATAATCAGAAAGTTGCTGAAAGAGCAGTAAGAGCAATTACAGATCGTAATCCGAATATCTCAATTGAAGATTTAATAAAAGAAACTTTGGTGGGCTTAAATAATTAA
- a CDS encoding M56 family metallopeptidase: protein MRFIGGVLYVQRLRTVGIKPLDDFWVYRLRELSNNIGIKQLVGIYESSKVKAPVAMGYLKPVILLPLGMLTGLPQEQVEAIIIHELAHIKRYDFILNFIQTLIETIFFYHPVVWWITSTINSERENCCDDLTLKLCGGSLVYFKALYNLQQICSEENELALAAIGKKNQLFRRINRMTTKNKNTSYGVKFTAFAVLLLLMTVVSIYSSSSAKENPRGLTTASFINPVTSLSDNASFKSPVGNINYIPDTTSLKKGTRTLKFYDDVNGEEKKFKAKLNNGKLEELFIDGEKVPEKDLNKYENKITERLNEYDSAMEEFRGNMNKHKEEMKQFKEKMKKFKGSYGYNYDFDFDIPPMPPIAFDTTEWKDIMKDVQKNLRENFAMHSFKIPPIHIPRIDIPSITIPPMHFEGLDSLKFDNEAFKESMKELKENMKNFKFDNEVFKESMKELKKNMKDFKFDSEKFNEEMKKSGPNSEAFKKSIKELNANMGKLKEKMKILKEFINDAKDELVKDNLLNEGDDLDDFILSKDEMKINGKKASPELHKKYLEIYKKHYGKELKDDEKFMIND from the coding sequence ATGCGTTTTATCGGCGGAGTACTTTATGTACAAAGATTAAGAACGGTCGGGATAAAACCTTTAGATGATTTTTGGGTATATAGATTAAGAGAACTTTCAAACAATATCGGTATAAAACAATTAGTTGGGATTTATGAATCATCAAAGGTAAAAGCGCCTGTCGCAATGGGATATTTGAAGCCGGTGATTTTACTTCCGTTAGGAATGTTAACCGGTTTACCGCAAGAGCAAGTTGAAGCAATAATCATTCATGAGCTTGCTCATATAAAACGCTATGACTTTATACTTAATTTTATTCAGACTTTGATCGAGACAATTTTCTTTTACCATCCGGTTGTATGGTGGATTACATCAACAATCAACAGCGAAAGAGAAAATTGCTGCGATGATCTTACTTTGAAATTATGCGGCGGTTCTTTGGTTTACTTCAAAGCTCTATACAATTTGCAGCAGATTTGTTCTGAAGAAAATGAATTAGCGCTTGCTGCAATAGGGAAGAAAAATCAATTATTTAGGAGAATAAATAGAATGACAACAAAAAACAAAAATACATCGTATGGCGTTAAGTTCACCGCATTCGCTGTTTTGCTTTTATTAATGACAGTAGTATCAATTTATTCTTCCTCCTCGGCAAAAGAGAATCCACGCGGATTAACAACTGCTTCTTTTATAAATCCGGTTACATCATTAAGTGATAATGCCTCTTTCAAGAGTCCGGTTGGTAATATCAACTATATTCCTGATACAACATCATTAAAAAAAGGGACCCGTACTTTAAAATTTTATGATGATGTTAACGGTGAGGAGAAAAAATTCAAAGCAAAACTAAACAACGGTAAGCTCGAGGAATTATTTATAGATGGCGAGAAAGTGCCGGAAAAAGATCTGAATAAATATGAAAATAAAATAACGGAACGCCTTAACGAGTATGATTCAGCTATGGAAGAGTTCCGCGGTAATATGAATAAACACAAAGAGGAAATGAAACAGTTCAAGGAAAAGATGAAAAAATTCAAAGGTAGTTATGGTTATAATTATGATTTCGATTTTGACATTCCGCCCATGCCCCCGATAGCATTTGATACAACCGAATGGAAAGATATTATGAAGGATGTTCAAAAAAATCTTCGCGAGAATTTCGCGATGCATTCATTTAAAATTCCACCGATTCATATTCCAAGAATTGATATTCCGTCTATAACAATTCCTCCAATGCATTTTGAAGGATTGGATAGCTTAAAATTTGATAATGAAGCATTTAAGGAATCTATGAAGGAATTGAAAGAAAACATGAAGAATTTCAAATTTGATAACGAAGTATTTAAGGAATCCATGAAAGAGTTGAAAAAAAACATGAAAGACTTCAAATTTGATTCGGAAAAATTCAACGAGGAAATGAAAAAGAGCGGTCCTAATAGCGAAGCTTTTAAGAAAAGCATAAAAGAGCTTAATGCAAACATGGGAAAGCTAAAGGAAAAAATGAAGATCTTGAAAGAGTTTATTAATGATGCTAAAGATGAACTCGTTAAAGATAATTTACTTAATGAGGGAGATGATCTTGATGATTTTATTCTTTCAAAAGACGAAATGAAAATAAATGGAAAGAAAGCTTCGCCGGAGTTGCACAAAAAATATCTTGAAATTTATAAGAAACATTATGGAAAAGAATTGAAAGATGATGAAAAATTTATGATTAATGATTAG
- a CDS encoding BlaI/MecI/CopY family transcriptional regulator, whose protein sequence is MAKWQIPKPTDSELEILQILWRNGASTVKAVNEKLNEKKETGYTTTLKMLQIMFEKNLVERDENERSHVYKAVIDQADIQKVLLDKLLETAFSGSAANLVMQALGNSQPSKAELKKIKELLNQIEKDQR, encoded by the coding sequence ATGGCAAAGTGGCAAATACCAAAACCAACTGATTCCGAACTTGAAATTTTGCAGATCTTATGGCGGAACGGAGCTTCAACAGTTAAAGCGGTTAATGAAAAGTTAAATGAAAAAAAAGAAACCGGCTACACAACAACTTTGAAAATGCTTCAGATAATGTTTGAAAAGAATCTTGTTGAACGAGATGAGAACGAAAGAAGTCATGTTTATAAAGCTGTGATAGATCAAGCCGATATTCAAAAAGTTTTACTTGATAAACTTCTCGAGACTGCATTCAGCGGTTCGGCGGCAAATCTTGTTATGCAAGCTCTTGGAAATTCTCAACCGTCAAAAGCAGAATTGAAAAAAATAAAAGAGTTGTTAAACCAAATTGAAAAGGATCAGAGATGA
- a CDS encoding sigma-70 family RNA polymerase sigma factor, producing MNELKLIEQAQRGDRKSLAELVKIYEQTVYNFSFKICRNKDKAEHTMQETFLSMVKNLNQFSGQSKLSTWLYRVVSNHCLMLARSESKYAYASFEDEDADIDEKNIADWKVTPDKVTENNELKEHLDKAIEKLPADYRIVFMLRDVEGFSTEETAKMVELSVPAVKSRLHRARSFLRNELNGMFNYE from the coding sequence ATGAATGAATTAAAACTAATAGAGCAAGCACAGCGGGGAGACAGAAAATCTTTAGCAGAGCTTGTAAAAATTTACGAACAGACTGTATATAATTTCTCTTTTAAGATTTGCAGAAATAAAGATAAAGCCGAGCACACTATGCAAGAAACTTTTTTAAGCATGGTGAAAAATTTAAATCAGTTCAGCGGACAGTCGAAATTATCCACTTGGCTTTACAGAGTTGTAAGCAATCATTGTTTAATGCTTGCGCGGTCAGAAAGCAAATACGCTTATGCATCATTTGAAGATGAGGATGCTGACATTGATGAGAAAAATATCGCTGATTGGAAAGTAACTCCGGATAAGGTAACAGAAAACAATGAACTAAAGGAACATCTTGATAAAGCAATTGAAAAACTTCCGGCAGATTACAGAATTGTTTTTATGCTGAGAGATGTTGAGGGTTTTTCAACAGAAGAAACTGCAAAGATGGTAGAACTTTCCGTACCGGCTGTTAAATCAAGACTACACCGAGCAAGATCTTTTTTAAGGAATGAATTAAACGGAATGTTTAATTATGAATAA